A region from the Halomonas piscis genome encodes:
- the brxC gene encoding BREX system P-loop protein BrxC, with product MRIQDLFQKPLNRPINGVVKADQKDRETVYQELDEYVVTNELEKHFRAFFESYATPLSDPSIANRVGVWISGFFGSGKSHFLKALSYLLANIEAEDEAGNHRRAAEFFDEHKLHDPMIRADVTKAVQQPADVILFNIDSKASSNDGGNPILNVFLRVFNEYQGFSGDHPHIAHMERHLAQRGVLERFKAAFQEASGMVWEEERDGFQFYQDDIEQAISQALDLSPEAAHKWFEDSEETFSVSVENFCRWVKEYLDAKSPTQRIVFMVDEVGQFIGSNTRLMLTLQTLTENLGTICGGRAWIVVTSQADMDAVLGEMTAAKANDFSKIAGRFKTRLSLSSSNSDEVIRKRLLAKTPEASGELAQVFEAKGAVLRNQLTFDRSGPTLRNVDGVESFVANYPFVPYHFQLVQKVFEEIRKVGATGAHLAYGERSMLDAFQMAAKAVGDQEIGALVPMHSFYRAVEGFLDTAVKRTIDQASENVALDDFDVEILRTLFMIRYVDLVKGTLDNLVTLSITRIDDDRLAIRERLEGTLARLEKESLVTRNGEEYLFLTNEERDITRKIKATEITSSDENKLLAEMIYKDRLRDRNKYRYPLNKTDYTIGRYLDGHTIDGRFQSQLRVEVVSPLDIDYVQSYSVQNGEAGCIHRSNENQGQVLIRLGDNKAFFDDLRTYLKTEKYIRLNAASGDSSVERILADRGRENQERRKHLLVRLEDMLLEADVYALGQKLDINRSNLSTRLDDACQYLLENTYSKLGYLQVLTPDPMRELVAVMTADDIGQQAIELDGEEGNPQAVREVEQYISLHGGEPVPLNPLLERFNNRPFGWPVEETLLILGRLYAAGRLTFHTAGPALPGKEAFELLNNSRRRSEVRLQKKRQTDDAVLRQVRNLTKDLFTKLGPSSETELYAFYVEQFSAWKKDLEAYRSKTEVGRFPGRAAIDSTLKEVERLLRIDDSFDFFKAVADQQEDLLDLEEEYRDLHEFFTKQLTTWKQLDQALTRFQPNRPALEKEPEAKAALAELDRIYASEAPYGMLQKVSGLIQTVDETNTQLLEQKREHAIGRIDQRIANVSAEIVKSGIGTPELSNRLLRPLQLLKQDIESAASIAQIYLLQGDTANDREQESLDELHREQEAEAERQRIARQKADNGGKPDRDATPDGEGDSTQGGGSGDTGTPPDEVREPAPTRVAAPKPVANVSVSQVLSRTHEGVYLESQQEVDAFLDALKRELDDAIQANKRIRIR from the coding sequence ATGCGTATCCAGGACCTCTTCCAGAAACCTTTGAACCGCCCCATCAACGGTGTGGTGAAGGCCGACCAGAAGGACCGCGAGACGGTTTACCAGGAGCTCGACGAGTACGTGGTGACCAACGAGCTGGAGAAGCACTTCCGCGCCTTCTTCGAGTCCTACGCCACGCCGCTCAGTGACCCTTCCATCGCCAACCGGGTCGGGGTGTGGATCTCGGGCTTCTTCGGCTCGGGTAAGTCGCACTTCCTCAAGGCGCTGTCGTACCTGCTGGCCAACATCGAGGCCGAAGACGAGGCCGGCAACCACCGCCGCGCCGCCGAGTTCTTCGACGAGCACAAGCTCCATGACCCGATGATCCGCGCCGACGTCACCAAGGCGGTACAGCAGCCGGCCGATGTCATCCTGTTCAACATCGACAGCAAGGCGAGCTCCAACGACGGCGGCAACCCGATCCTCAACGTCTTCCTGCGGGTGTTCAACGAGTACCAGGGCTTCAGTGGCGATCACCCGCATATCGCTCACATGGAGCGCCACCTGGCCCAGCGCGGCGTGCTGGAACGCTTCAAGGCGGCCTTCCAGGAGGCCAGCGGTATGGTCTGGGAAGAGGAGCGCGACGGCTTCCAGTTCTATCAGGACGACATCGAGCAGGCGATCAGCCAGGCACTGGATCTCTCCCCGGAGGCGGCCCACAAGTGGTTCGAGGATTCCGAGGAGACCTTCAGCGTCTCGGTGGAGAACTTCTGCCGCTGGGTGAAGGAGTACCTGGACGCGAAATCCCCGACTCAGCGCATCGTCTTCATGGTGGATGAGGTGGGTCAGTTCATCGGCAGCAACACCCGCCTGATGCTGACCCTGCAGACGCTGACCGAGAACCTCGGCACCATCTGCGGCGGTCGCGCCTGGATCGTGGTCACCTCCCAGGCTGACATGGACGCCGTGCTCGGCGAGATGACCGCCGCCAAGGCCAACGACTTCTCCAAGATCGCCGGGCGCTTCAAGACCCGTCTGTCGCTGTCGAGCTCAAACTCCGACGAGGTGATCCGCAAGCGCCTGCTGGCCAAGACCCCCGAGGCCAGCGGTGAACTCGCCCAGGTGTTCGAGGCCAAGGGCGCGGTGCTGCGCAATCAGCTCACCTTCGACCGCTCCGGCCCTACACTGAGGAACGTCGACGGCGTGGAGAGCTTCGTCGCCAACTACCCGTTCGTGCCGTACCACTTTCAGCTGGTCCAGAAGGTCTTCGAGGAGATCCGCAAGGTCGGCGCTACCGGGGCGCACCTGGCCTACGGCGAGCGCTCCATGCTCGACGCCTTCCAGATGGCCGCCAAGGCGGTAGGTGACCAGGAGATCGGCGCCCTGGTGCCGATGCACAGCTTCTACCGCGCCGTGGAGGGCTTCCTCGATACCGCGGTGAAGCGGACCATCGACCAGGCCAGCGAGAACGTCGCGCTGGATGACTTCGACGTCGAGATCCTGCGTACCCTGTTCATGATCCGCTACGTGGATCTGGTCAAGGGCACCCTCGACAACCTGGTGACGCTCTCCATTACCCGCATCGACGACGACCGCCTGGCGATCCGCGAGCGCCTGGAAGGCACCCTGGCGCGGCTGGAGAAGGAGAGCCTGGTCACGCGCAACGGCGAGGAGTACCTGTTCCTTACCAACGAGGAGCGCGACATCACGCGCAAGATCAAGGCCACCGAGATCACCAGCAGCGACGAGAACAAGCTGCTGGCCGAGATGATCTACAAGGACCGCCTGCGCGACCGCAACAAGTACCGCTACCCCCTCAACAAGACCGACTACACCATCGGCCGCTACCTGGATGGCCATACCATCGACGGCCGCTTCCAGAGCCAGCTGCGCGTCGAGGTGGTCTCGCCGCTGGATATCGATTACGTCCAGAGCTACTCGGTCCAGAACGGCGAAGCGGGCTGCATCCACCGCAGCAATGAGAACCAGGGCCAGGTGCTGATCCGTCTCGGCGACAACAAGGCCTTCTTCGACGACCTGCGCACCTACCTCAAGACCGAGAAGTACATCCGCTTGAATGCCGCCTCGGGCGACAGCAGCGTGGAGCGTATCCTTGCCGACCGCGGCCGTGAGAACCAGGAGCGTCGCAAGCACCTGCTGGTGCGCTTGGAGGACATGCTGCTGGAGGCCGACGTCTACGCCCTGGGCCAGAAACTCGACATCAACCGCAGCAATCTGAGCACCCGCCTCGACGACGCCTGTCAGTACCTGCTGGAGAACACCTACAGCAAGCTCGGTTACCTGCAAGTACTTACCCCCGACCCCATGCGCGAGCTTGTCGCGGTGATGACCGCCGACGACATCGGTCAGCAGGCCATCGAACTCGACGGTGAGGAAGGCAACCCCCAGGCGGTGCGCGAGGTGGAGCAGTACATCAGCCTGCACGGCGGCGAGCCGGTGCCCCTCAACCCGCTGCTGGAGCGCTTCAACAACCGCCCCTTCGGCTGGCCGGTGGAGGAGACCCTGCTGATCCTCGGACGGCTGTATGCCGCAGGAAGACTCACCTTCCACACCGCCGGCCCGGCGCTGCCCGGCAAGGAGGCCTTCGAGCTGCTCAACAACAGCCGGCGGCGCAGCGAGGTAAGGTTGCAGAAGAAGCGCCAGACCGACGACGCCGTGCTGCGTCAGGTGCGCAACCTCACCAAGGACCTGTTCACCAAGCTCGGGCCCTCCAGCGAGACCGAGCTCTACGCCTTCTACGTTGAGCAGTTCAGCGCCTGGAAGAAGGACCTGGAGGCCTACCGCAGCAAGACCGAGGTGGGCCGCTTCCCGGGGCGTGCCGCCATCGACAGCACCCTCAAGGAGGTTGAGCGCCTGCTGCGCATCGACGACAGCTTCGACTTCTTCAAGGCGGTGGCCGACCAGCAGGAGGATCTGCTCGATCTTGAAGAGGAGTATCGCGACCTCCACGAGTTCTTCACCAAGCAGCTCACCACCTGGAAGCAGCTCGACCAGGCCCTGACCCGCTTCCAGCCCAACCGCCCGGCGCTGGAGAAGGAGCCCGAGGCGAAGGCGGCGCTGGCCGAGCTGGACCGCATCTACGCCTCCGAGGCGCCCTACGGCATGCTGCAGAAGGTCTCCGGGTTGATCCAGACCGTCGATGAGACCAACACCCAGCTGCTGGAGCAGAAGCGCGAGCATGCCATCGGCCGGATCGACCAGCGTATCGCCAACGTCAGCGCCGAGATCGTCAAGAGCGGCATCGGCACCCCGGAGCTCAGCAACCGCCTGCTGCGCCCCCTGCAGCTGCTCAAGCAGGACATCGAAAGCGCGGCCAGCATCGCCCAGATCTACCTGCTGCAGGGTGATACCGCCAATGACCGCGAGCAGGAGAGCCTCGACGAGCTCCACCGCGAGCAGGAAGCCGAGGCCGAACGCCAGCGCATCGCCCGCCAGAAGGCGGATAACGGTGGCAAGCCGGACCGCGATGCCACGCCAGACGGCGAGGGTGACTCAACCCAGGGCGGCGGCAGCGGTGATACCGGCACACCGCCCGATGAAGTGCGTGAACCCGCGCCCACCCGAGTCGCCGCACCCAAGCCGGTGGCCAACGTCAGCGTCAGCCAGGTGCTCAGCCGCACCCATGAAGGGGTCTACCTGGAGAGCCAGCAGGAGGTCGATGCCTTCCTCGACGCCCTCAAGCGCGAGCTCGACGACGCCATCCAGGCCAACAAGCGCATCCGCATCCGCTAA
- the pglX gene encoding BREX-1 system adenine-specific DNA-methyltransferase PglX: protein MNTGNIKKYAPKARTRLIETMTRQAARYGISSGHKGEGHVAPAEVRGDVMLISALDGQTHSFPKALRGPREALAKWVTQLGFEQAMEQAAYSWFNRLCAIRFMELKGYLDHGRRVLSHPDHEGGFQILDDCLEIDLPGLDTARVRELKLDGTQDEALYRELLLAQCHALHEAMPFLFEPLDDASELLLPDNLTKTDSLIRELVEAIPEEDWQDVEVIGWLYQFYIAEKKDQVIGKVVKSEDIPAATQLFTPNWIVQYLVQNSVGRQWLQTYPDSPLKGEMPYYIEPAEQEPEVQAQLDAITPASIDPETIKVLDPACGSGHILVEAYNVLKAIYEERGYRSRDIPKLVLENNLFGLDIDDRAAQLAGFALLMKAREDDRRIFSRGVRLNVMALQSTQHLDASTLWRDLNLTGDWHQGQSQSLFEGEQKELSSHDSTYKAIVDLIERFQDAKTFGSLIEVPNSFEAPLKTLLEVLTGLVDSGDTMQKTAARQLMTVVQQAWVLAQRYEAVVANPPYLGGRGVTGVPKVLAPLAKGEYALGKIDAYAMFIILSRNLAVEHGVFSSVVKEEILYLPSLSELRRNLLEKSKVSSIWRIGSGAFSVRAAAYVANKNVTPGRLKVVRSNRDDASKLGVMSEWDQKTFDSLPYCIIDDDLPSSVVEILKLKPRFGDFTTAKQGLSTTDNERFLRYWWEIGASELKKSRENPEKKWHPHNKGGSPRKWYGNVIHTIDYRDNGSFLLDYVRAKYPKISDPEFIIRNRSSYFKESITWSRVRSSGKRVGFRLSPEGHVFDTAAMCFSHPDIDNLSNLAFLNSSFISDAIQFLSPGTDLNSEFDQLPACPEDLKSSLSPIASRSISASKELWDREEISMEFSVKSMRLNCEGFKSWERNFLEVEKGLISEINILQEKIDRLVCNYISREAGENQEFKSYEAENISASVAPANILMAFSIGCMFGRFSLDKPGLILANQGETVRDYLAQIPEPSFAPDNNAIIPLTDQEWFPDDATNRFRDFIRTVWGEEHLQENLDFVAESLCLHAIKPKKGEAALDTIRRYLSTQFYKDHLRTYKKRPIYWLFSSGKQKAFECLVYLHRYNESTLAEMRTDYVIPLTEKLAGYVEKLEQDKEASASAAEAKRIEKELSKLYKQQAELNSFDENLRHYADQRISLDLDDGVKVNYGKFGDLLANVKEITGSKPE from the coding sequence ATGAACACAGGGAACATCAAGAAGTACGCCCCCAAGGCGCGTACCCGCTTAATCGAGACCATGACCCGCCAGGCCGCCCGCTACGGCATCAGCTCCGGTCACAAGGGCGAGGGCCATGTGGCGCCCGCCGAGGTGCGCGGCGATGTGATGCTGATCAGCGCCCTGGATGGCCAGACCCACAGCTTCCCCAAGGCCCTGCGCGGCCCCCGCGAGGCACTGGCCAAGTGGGTGACCCAGCTGGGCTTCGAGCAGGCCATGGAGCAGGCCGCCTACAGCTGGTTCAACCGCCTGTGTGCGATCCGCTTCATGGAGCTCAAGGGCTATCTGGATCATGGTCGGCGGGTACTCTCCCACCCGGACCACGAAGGCGGCTTCCAGATCCTCGATGACTGCCTGGAGATCGACCTTCCCGGGCTGGATACCGCCCGCGTGCGCGAGCTCAAGCTCGACGGCACCCAGGACGAGGCGCTCTACCGCGAGCTGCTGCTGGCCCAGTGTCATGCCCTTCATGAGGCCATGCCGTTCCTGTTCGAACCGCTGGACGACGCCAGCGAGCTACTGCTGCCGGACAACCTGACCAAGACCGACTCGCTGATTCGCGAGCTGGTGGAAGCGATTCCCGAGGAGGACTGGCAGGACGTCGAGGTGATCGGCTGGCTCTACCAGTTCTACATCGCCGAGAAGAAGGACCAGGTGATCGGCAAGGTGGTGAAGAGCGAGGACATCCCCGCCGCCACCCAGCTGTTCACCCCCAACTGGATCGTCCAGTACCTGGTCCAGAACTCCGTAGGCCGCCAGTGGCTGCAGACCTACCCGGATTCTCCCCTCAAGGGCGAGATGCCGTACTACATCGAGCCCGCCGAGCAGGAGCCCGAGGTGCAGGCCCAGTTGGACGCCATCACCCCGGCCAGCATCGACCCCGAGACCATCAAGGTGCTCGACCCCGCTTGCGGCTCTGGCCATATCCTGGTCGAGGCCTACAACGTGCTGAAGGCCATCTACGAGGAGCGCGGCTACCGCTCCCGGGACATCCCCAAGCTGGTCCTGGAAAACAACCTGTTCGGTCTGGATATCGACGATCGCGCCGCCCAACTCGCCGGCTTCGCGCTGCTGATGAAGGCACGGGAAGACGACCGCCGCATCTTCAGCCGGGGCGTTCGCCTCAACGTGATGGCCCTGCAGAGCACCCAGCACCTGGACGCTAGCACCCTGTGGCGTGACCTCAACCTCACCGGCGACTGGCACCAGGGCCAGTCCCAGAGCCTTTTCGAGGGCGAGCAGAAGGAGCTTTCCAGCCATGACAGCACCTACAAGGCCATCGTCGACCTGATCGAACGCTTCCAGGACGCCAAGACCTTCGGCTCGCTGATCGAAGTGCCAAACAGCTTTGAAGCTCCGCTCAAGACCCTGCTGGAGGTGCTCACCGGGCTTGTGGATAGTGGCGACACCATGCAGAAGACCGCTGCCAGGCAGCTGATGACGGTTGTGCAGCAAGCTTGGGTATTGGCCCAGAGGTATGAGGCGGTGGTAGCGAATCCACCTTATTTAGGTGGCAGAGGGGTAACAGGCGTACCCAAAGTACTTGCTCCGTTAGCAAAGGGTGAGTATGCATTGGGTAAGATTGACGCGTACGCTATGTTTATCATATTGTCAAGAAATTTAGCCGTGGAACATGGTGTGTTTTCTTCTGTTGTTAAAGAAGAGATTCTTTACCTTCCAAGCTTATCAGAACTAAGAAGAAATCTTCTTGAAAAAAGTAAGGTTAGCAGCATTTGGCGAATTGGGAGTGGGGCATTTTCTGTTAGAGCCGCAGCATACGTGGCGAATAAAAATGTCACACCTGGTCGATTAAAGGTAGTGAGAAGCAACCGGGATGATGCATCTAAGTTAGGAGTAATGTCAGAATGGGATCAAAAAACGTTTGATTCACTTCCTTACTGCATAATCGACGATGACCTGCCCTCGAGTGTGGTGGAAATACTAAAGCTAAAGCCAAGGTTCGGAGATTTTACTACTGCAAAGCAAGGATTATCAACCACTGATAATGAGAGGTTTTTAAGATATTGGTGGGAAATTGGCGCTTCAGAATTAAAAAAGAGCAGGGAGAATCCCGAAAAAAAATGGCACCCCCACAACAAAGGTGGCAGCCCTAGGAAATGGTATGGGAACGTTATCCACACGATTGACTATAGAGACAACGGCTCTTTCTTGCTTGACTATGTCAGAGCAAAATATCCAAAAATATCTGACCCAGAGTTTATAATAAGAAATAGGTCTTCATATTTCAAAGAGTCTATTACATGGTCAAGGGTAAGAAGTAGCGGAAAGAGGGTCGGGTTCAGGCTTTCTCCAGAAGGACATGTTTTTGACACTGCCGCTATGTGCTTCAGTCATCCTGATATTGATAATTTATCAAATCTTGCATTCTTGAATTCATCTTTTATTTCCGACGCCATCCAGTTCCTCAGTCCGGGGACTGACCTGAATTCGGAATTCGACCAATTGCCAGCCTGCCCCGAAGACCTAAAATCCTCTCTATCACCTATCGCTTCACGTTCCATTAGTGCATCAAAGGAACTTTGGGATAGAGAAGAGATCTCAATGGAATTCTCAGTAAAGTCTATGAGGTTAAATTGTGAGGGATTTAAATCTTGGGAGAGAAATTTTTTAGAAGTCGAGAAAGGGTTGATTTCAGAAATCAATATACTCCAAGAAAAAATAGATAGGTTGGTCTGCAACTATATTTCTAGGGAGGCGGGTGAGAATCAGGAGTTTAAATCATACGAAGCTGAAAACATCAGTGCATCAGTAGCTCCAGCAAATATCCTAATGGCATTTTCCATTGGGTGTATGTTTGGAAGGTTTTCCCTGGATAAACCTGGCTTAATCCTTGCCAATCAAGGCGAAACCGTTCGCGACTACCTCGCCCAGATCCCTGAGCCCAGCTTTGCACCGGATAACAACGCCATTATCCCACTGACCGATCAAGAATGGTTCCCCGACGACGCGACCAACCGCTTCCGCGACTTCATCCGCACCGTCTGGGGCGAAGAGCACCTGCAGGAAAACCTCGATTTCGTGGCCGAAAGCCTCTGCCTGCATGCCATCAAGCCCAAGAAGGGTGAGGCGGCTCTGGACACCATCCGGCGCTACCTGAGCACCCAGTTCTACAAGGATCACCTGCGCACCTATAAGAAGCGCCCCATCTACTGGCTGTTCAGCTCGGGCAAGCAGAAAGCCTTCGAGTGCCTGGTCTACCTGCACCGCTACAACGAGAGCACGCTTGCCGAAATGCGCACCGACTATGTGATCCCGCTTACCGAGAAGCTCGCCGGCTACGTCGAGAAGCTGGAGCAGGACAAGGAAGCCAGCGCCTCCGCCGCCGAAGCCAAGCGCATCGAGAAGGAGCTGAGCAAGCTCTACAAGCAGCAGGCCGAGCTTAATTCTTTCGACGAGAACCTTCGCCACTATGCAGATCAGCGGATCTCACTGGATCTAGATGATGGGGTGAAGGTGAACTACGGGAAATTTGGTGATCTACTCGCCAACGTAAAAGAAATCACAGGTAGCAAGCCGGAGTAG
- a CDS encoding DUF262 domain-containing protein, whose amino-acid sequence MYQAGGTIAALMDQVKNHGLILPAIQREFVWKPDQICNLFDSLLQGYPFGVFLFWRIQPENREKYQFYDFVKDFHQRDNPHCPPLKDLPERELVAVLDGQQRITALNIGLQGSYSQKIHGKWWSSSDAFPMKHLYINLLGQPEEETGSQYQFEFLTSKQAADKNGEECWFRVARILEEDRDDLNDDLNDGWEGDRESLKAARSVLRHLITTIFDKDKIAYYEEKDQDLERVLNIFIRMNSGGTILSYSDLLLSIAVAQWDNLDAREEIHSLVDEMNKIGDGFSYSKDLVLKAGLMLSDIGSVGFKVENFNKSNMAILEQNWSNIRSALLLATELLATFGFNSQNLRADSSILPIAYYIYTRKPGEGYLSRSEFAKDREAVRQWLIKSLLKASGIWGSGLDTLLTSLRRVLKEEGEAGFPADSLGSAMASRGKSLHFVDEEVDELSELEYGGKRTFALLLLLFPGFDFSRHFHVDHIYPKGLFSTSKLRKSGVPEEKIETFKIWANRLPNLQLLEGTINNEKRQKMPSDWYDKAWPDPEARQRHLHSQGIDLLPGDIKEFEGFYTQRKKIFKARIEQVVNRKEDGL is encoded by the coding sequence ATGTATCAGGCAGGTGGCACTATCGCAGCACTAATGGATCAAGTGAAGAACCATGGTCTGATTCTTCCGGCAATCCAGAGGGAATTTGTATGGAAGCCTGACCAGATCTGTAATTTGTTTGACAGCCTTCTTCAGGGTTATCCTTTTGGGGTTTTTCTATTTTGGCGAATACAGCCTGAAAACCGAGAAAAATATCAGTTTTACGATTTTGTTAAGGATTTCCATCAGCGTGACAACCCTCATTGCCCACCATTAAAGGATCTTCCTGAACGTGAGCTTGTTGCCGTTCTTGATGGCCAACAACGGATAACCGCGCTAAATATCGGCCTGCAAGGTTCCTACAGTCAGAAAATTCACGGGAAATGGTGGTCGAGCTCAGATGCCTTTCCCATGAAACACCTTTATATAAACCTTCTTGGTCAGCCTGAGGAGGAAACTGGCAGCCAGTATCAGTTTGAATTTCTCACAAGTAAACAGGCTGCTGACAAGAATGGTGAGGAATGCTGGTTCAGGGTTGCGCGGATCCTCGAAGAGGACCGAGATGATCTAAACGACGATCTCAATGATGGATGGGAAGGCGATAGAGAGTCTTTAAAGGCCGCTCGGAGTGTGCTCAGGCACCTAATCACCACAATCTTTGACAAAGACAAAATTGCTTACTACGAAGAAAAAGATCAAGACCTTGAGCGGGTGCTTAATATATTCATTCGTATGAATAGTGGCGGAACCATTCTTTCATATTCGGACTTGCTTTTATCAATAGCTGTCGCTCAATGGGACAACCTAGATGCTCGAGAGGAGATCCACTCTCTAGTAGATGAGATGAATAAAATTGGAGACGGCTTTTCTTACAGCAAGGATCTTGTTCTAAAAGCTGGATTGATGCTGTCAGATATAGGTAGCGTAGGGTTCAAGGTAGAGAATTTCAATAAATCCAATATGGCAATTCTTGAGCAGAATTGGTCGAATATCCGCAGTGCTCTTTTGCTTGCGACTGAGCTGTTGGCGACCTTCGGATTTAACTCCCAAAACCTTCGAGCAGATAGCTCAATCTTACCGATCGCTTATTATATTTATACGCGAAAGCCTGGTGAGGGTTACTTGTCTAGATCGGAGTTCGCAAAAGATCGTGAAGCCGTTCGACAATGGTTAATAAAATCACTTCTGAAAGCGTCAGGTATTTGGGGGAGTGGTCTCGATACACTTCTTACCAGCTTGCGGAGAGTACTAAAAGAAGAAGGGGAAGCAGGTTTTCCGGCGGATTCACTAGGCTCCGCTATGGCGTCCCGAGGGAAATCACTCCACTTTGTCGATGAAGAAGTCGATGAGCTTTCCGAATTGGAGTATGGTGGAAAAAGAACCTTTGCTCTTCTTTTACTCCTGTTCCCGGGGTTTGATTTTTCTAGGCACTTTCATGTTGACCACATTTATCCCAAAGGGTTGTTTTCAACTAGCAAGCTAAGAAAGTCAGGGGTGCCGGAGGAAAAAATAGAGACCTTCAAAATATGGGCCAATCGATTACCTAATCTGCAATTGCTCGAAGGTACCATTAATAACGAGAAGCGACAGAAGATGCCGTCAGACTGGTATGATAAAGCATGGCCTGACCCTGAAGCACGTCAACGCCACCTACACTCCCAAGGAATAGATTTGCTCCCAGGCGATATCAAGGAATTTGAAGGTTTTTACACTCAGAGGAAGAAAATCTTCAAGGCAAGGATCGAACAGGTAGTCAATAGGAAGGAAGATGGACTTTAA